Genomic DNA from Luteolibacter arcticus:
TTGATCGGGACCACCGAATTGTTCCGCGATCCCGCCATCTTCACGCAATTGGAGCATCACGTCCTTCCGCAGATCGTCCAGCGCGCTACTCCCCCGCGCATCTGGAGCGCGGCGTGCTCCGATGGCGCAGAGCTCTACTCAGTGGCGATGCTGGTGGCGAAACTTGGCGGGCTCGATGGCAGTCATTTGTTAGGCAGTGATTGCCGTCCCGAGGCCATCGAACGGGCCAAGCGTGGCGTGTATCCACCGGGAGAACGTGCGCTGCCTGCGGCAACCGCCCGGCATTGGCAGGTGCTCTCCGACGACCGGATCGCGATGTCGCACGAAATGCGCCAAGCGGTGAAGTGGGAGCAGGCCGATCTCCTCGCTCCCCGGGCATTGGGAACCTGGGATCTCATCCTTTGCCGCAACCTCGCGATCTACCTGGAGCCGATCGCCGCCGACCGGCTCTGGATGCGCCTGGCGGATGCGCTGGCACCCGATGGGTTCCTGGTCGTGGGCAAAGCCGAGAAGCCCCGGCTGTCATGCCTGCGCCGCATCGCTCCTTCGATCTATTGCAAATGCACCCGTCTTCAACCGAGTTCATGAACCCTCCCCCCTCCCCGGATGCAAGGCCACCTTTTTGGCTCGCGGCACTGACTTGCGCGATGGCGGTAGCCTTCTTCGCATGGATGCGGCTCGTCGTGTTTCATGACCGGATCTTCCCCTTGTCGGTGGTTCTTCCCCTGCTCTTGTGCCTGTGGAATCGCAACCGGGGACTTCTTCACGCGATGGCTCTGAATCCTCGCGGCAGTCACCGCGGTGAAGGTCCTGATGATCCTGCCAGATGGATCGTTGCCGGTGGCTAACAAGTGGTTCTGGCTGGCTTCAGAATGGGCAAACCTCGGGGTGGTGACTATTGTCGTCCATTGCTTGATCGGCGTCCGCGATCGGTTGGACGACAAGCGACGGCGACTCGAGGTGCTCAATGTCGAGCTGGAGCAGAGCAATGTGGAGCTGGCCGCGAGGGAGGAAGAGATCGCCCATCAGAACGAAGAGTTGCAGAGCCAAACCGAGGAGCTCGAGCAGCAATCGGAAGAACTCCGCCAGCAAGCGGAAGAACTGGAGCAGCAAGGATCGGATCTCCAGGAGCTGAATCGTGAATTGATGCGGCGTGAGAAAGGACTCGAAACATTGCTCCATTCCGGCCGCTGGATGCGCGGCGACATGAGCGAGTCCTACGTGATGAGCGGCGTGTGCCAAGCAGCCCTGCAGATCTTGGACGATGTGGCCGTGGCCGAGGTGGTCGCCGTGCGGAAGGGTGCCTATGAGGTCTGGGGCGATTGCGGATTCGGAATGCGGGGGCGGATGGATGACGGCATCACCTTCGAGCAGGCCTTCGGCTGTCTAGCGGCGGAGAGCGAGCGCACGGCCGGCTTGGACGACATCCGTCAGCGCAGCGACCTGAGATTTCCGGCGTCACGCGCGGGGCGCCCGTTGGTTGCCGCCATCGCATCGCCGGTTTGGTACGAGGGCGAGGTGGTGGCCACGCTTTGCATCTACAGCGTGGAGCCCAGGGAATGGACGGAGCATGACTTCAGCATCACCGAATGGCTCGCCTCGCAAGGTGCACTCGCGCTCCAGTCGATCCGCGTCCAAAAGGAACTCGAGACGCGACGACGCGACGCCGAGAATGCCGCGCTTCAGAAGAGCCAGTTCCTCGCCGCGGTCTCGCATGATGTCCGCACACCGGCGAACGCGATCTCGCTGCTCGCCGAACTCGTCGAGCGGGCAACCACGGACCCACAGCAGTCCCACCGCATACCGGAACTGGCGCGGAGCTTGTGGGCGAATGCCCGCTCACTCGTGGATCTGGTGAGTGATGTGCTCGATCTCACCCGGCTCGACTCGGGAGCGGCCGACCTTCACCTCACCGAGTTTCCCCTGCTAGAACTGATCGACGCCGAGGTCTTCCAAGCGGAGACGACGGCGGTTGGCAAAGGGTTGACCATCGCGAAGGTGGTGCCCTCGCACTCCGTGAGGCTCTTGACCGATCGCACCAAGCTCAAACGAGTGATCGCGAACCTGTTGAGCAACGCGGTGAAGTTCACCGAGCGAGGCGGTGTCCGGGTCGAGTGTACCGTCGGCGAAGAGGTCCGAATCTCGATCGCCGACACCGGGATCGGCATTCCCGGTGATGCCGTGGACAAGGTCTTCGATGAATTCTTTCAACTCCGCAATCCCGAGCGAAACCGCGAGAAAGGCGCGGGTCTCGGGCTTGCGATTTGCCGGCGTTTGGTGGCCACTCTCGGATGCACGCTTTCGCTGGACAGCGTCGTGGGAGCCGGTTCGACCTTCACCCTCATCATTCCGAAAGAGCTGGTGGCGAAACCCGTCATCGCCGATGCGGAGAATTCTCCGGAAGCCCGACGTGACCACCGCATGCAAGGACTGCGCGTGCTATTGGTGGAGGACAACCAAGTTACCAGGGCCGCCGTGGAAGAACTGCTTTCCGGTGAAGGAGCGAAAGTCACCGCCGCGGGCGACGGGCAGTCCGCTCTGGCTTTCTTGGAGAATGCCAATTTTGACGTACTATTGTTAGACTTGAACCTCCCGGACATGGACGGAGCAGGCGTGCTCCAGCGAGTGTCCGAATCCGGCCAGGTCCTGCACCGCAAGATCGTGATTTCCGGAGATGCGCGGCCCGAGCGGCTGATAGAGGTCACGAAACTTGGAGCCGACGAAGTCCTCGCGAAGCCGGTAAGCTTGGCGAGGATTCGTGCGGCAATCCTGAAGGATGGTGCCTCTTCGGATCAGAATGGATTGTCCACCACCACATAGCCGCCGGAGCGAGACTGGTAGTAGACGTCACCGGACTGATAGTAGCGCTGTCCCTGCCGGGTTACAACCCGGTGGCCGCTCGGGAGTTCCCTCACGACGGTGGTGTTGGTCCGGGTAGTGGAACCGTAGGGCGAATCCACGACGACGTAACCACTTCCTTGGGGCCGGTAGTAGCGGTCGCCATGGGTATAGTATTGGTTTCCGCTGATAGTGACGGTGCGGTAGCCACTAGGGAGCGTCGTGATCACGTGGCTTGACCCGTGATTGTGCCCGTAGTCCGGCGTGGCAGACGTCGGGGTTTCGTGGTAGCTGCAACTGGCAAGGGCTCCGAATGCAAGAGCAGCCAGCAGGTTCAAACGATGGTTTCGTTTCATGGCATCATTATGTGTTTTCGCCGGGAGTTCTACCCCCGCCTGACCATTGCTATCGCAATTGGAATGCCGGGAGCCAAAACCCCGTCAAACGACGCTTTATCAAGGGCTGCGGGCGCATGCCACTTGCACATTGCCGGAACTGCCCTTGCGGATTGCATTCAACGGTCCATCGCCGACCGCAGAATGGCGGTGCCTACGCCTGCTTGCGCCACATCTCCTCCAGCGCGCCGAAGTGCTGGAGGACATCAAGGATCAGTTCGGCACCGAGCTTCGCGCAAGCGGCCCGGCCTTGGATGGCGGGGAGCAGTGCATGAAGGACGATTGAGCTGCCTTCGTTCGCGCCGCGTGCATTCAGGTCGCCGGTCTCCAGTGGAGCCAGACGTCCGCCGTTCCCGCTGTGATGTTGTAGGTCGATGACTGGCGGCGGAAAGCCGGCTAGCTGAAGGATGTCAGCGGCAAGATAGAGCGAAGCCTCTTCCGGAGAAAGGCGGAAACTCAGCCCTCCAGTCGTCGGGTCGTCGTGAAGGACCAGCAGGCCGTCATAGCGCTCTGTGGCAAGTTCGCGGCTGAGGATGGCGCGGACTTCCTCTTCCGCGGCGGGCGCACCCGCAGCCCACGCAAGCGGATCCGCCAGAGGAAAGGCTACCAGCTCGGTGTGGTAATGATTCGCCGGGGCCTGCAGCAGCCGCAGGGTGGCGTGAAAGACAGCGTCGGTGCTGCCGCGGTCGTACGGGCTGAGGCCCGCAACAACCAGCAAACGGCGGCGAACTTCGCCGGTGGGCCGGAGTACGGTCTTCACCACCGGCCAGTCAGTGCCGCCGGAGTGGATGGTGGATGGAATGCTGACCAACAGCTCGGGGACATCGAGCGCCATCTCGAAGTACGGCGCGAGGATATGGCGAACCTCCGAAGTCGAGGGCGGCGGAAAGAGCGGTTTCATGGCGAGTGAATGGTGGGATCGGGTTTGTGAGCTTTGGTGGAAGGTTTCGGCTCGGGAAAACGCAGGCCGACGATGTCGCCGTTTTCCAATGCCATCTCGTCGACCTGTTCGCGGGTTGCCCAGACCTCGATCTCCCGGCGGCTGCCGGTCTCCGGCACGACGCTGAGACGGGCGAAAGGACCGGCGACGAAGAGGTGGCTGACCCGGCCGGCGACGCTCACGCCTTCCTCGGCAGCGAATTTCAGCTCGATCTCGTGTGGCCGGACATAGCGGCCATCGTCGAGCTTGTTCACTTCGCCGAGGAACTCGTAAACGAAGGAGGTACGAGGTTCATCGTAGATCCCCTGCGGCGCGCCGGTCTGCTCGATCCGCGCGTTGCGCATGACCACGACCTCGTCGGCGAGCTCCAGCGCTTCCTCCTGGTCGTGCGTGACGAAGAGAGTCGTCAGGCCGATCTCGTCGTGGAACTGGCGCAGCCAGCGACGCAGGTCCTTACGCACCTGGGCATCGAGCGCGCCGAAGGGCTCGTCGAGCAGCAATACCTTCGGCCGGATGGCAAGGGCGCGGGCGAGGGCGACGCGCTGGCGCTGGCCGCCGGAAAGCTCGTGCGGGCGGCGTTTGTCGAGCCCATCGAGCTTCACCAAATGGAGCAACTCCTTCACGCGGGCATCGATCTCGCTTTTCGCCGGCCGCTTCGAGCCAGGCAGCACGGTCAGGCCGAAGGCGATATTGTCCGCCACGGTCATGTGCTTGAAGAGCGCGTAGTGCTGGAAGACGAAGCCGACGCCGCGCTTGCCAGCGGGCACATCGGTCACATCCTCACCGTGGAAAAGCACGCGGCCGCTGCCGGGATCGGCGTATTCAAGGCCGGCGACGATTCGCAGCAACGTGGTCTTCCCGGATCCGGAAGGACCTAACAGCGCCGTCAATGAGCCGTCGGGAATTTCGAGCGAGACGTCCTCGAGCGCCGTGTAGGTGCCGAAGGTCTTGTGGATGGACTGGATGGAGACGGACATGGAAGGAGACGCGAGACTTGAAGACGGGAGGAGACGAAGGGATCAGTGTCTCCCTTTCGCCGAGTGGCCGGTGAAGTGTTCGACCGCGGTTTTCAAGCCGAGGGTAACGAGCGCGAGCAGCGCCAACAGCGCGGCGCAGGCGAAGGCGGCGCTGAAATGATATTCATTGTAGAGCACCTCGACGTGCAGTGGCAGCGTATTGGTCTTGCCGCGGATGTGGCCGGAGACCACCGAGACCGCGCCGAATTCGCCCATCGCGCGGGCGTTGCAGAGCAGCACGCCGTAGAGCAGGCCCCACTTGATATTGGGAATGGTGACGCGCCGGAAGATTTGCCAGCCATGCGCGCCGAGCGTGACGGCGGCCTCTTCCTGGTCACTTCCCTGGCTTTCCATCAGCGGGATCAGCTCGCGGGCGACGAACGGAAAGGTCACGAAGACGGTCGCGAGAATGATCCCCGGCATGGCGAAGATGATCTGGATGTCGTTCTCCTGAAGGAACGGACCGAACCACCCCCGCGCGCCGAATAGCAGCACGAATACAAGACCCGCGATCACCGGTGAAACGGCAAAGGGCAGGTCGATCAGCGCAAGCAGGAACGAGCGCCCCTTGAACCGGAACTTGGTGATCAGCCACGCGGCGGCAACTCCGAAAACCGTATTGAGCGGGACGGAGATCAAAGCGGCGATCAGCGTGAGCTTCACGGCGGACAGCGCCGCATCCTCGGTGAGCGATTTCACCAGCACGTCCGTGCCGCGGCGGAAGGCCTCGATGAACACCGCCGCCAACGGCAGAAGCAGGAACAGCGTGAGGACCGTGAATGCGAGTCCGATGAGCAGCCAGCGGACCGGAGCGGACTCAGTGGTGACAGAGCGATAGGCCATCG
This window encodes:
- a CDS encoding CheR family methyltransferase, giving the protein MESADLGHPLISHLPIPRSRLGATEGEEIGKRPDSQINVLSDARFRHVYFRGLNPVGSKRKNDAIRPPQPPALTGPQSPKDADTRFLRRILAQAGLSPALYRAAPLVRRLPACLRALRVECSAAAERLLAANPALVSKALESLLIGTTELFRDPAIFTQLEHHVLPQIVQRATPPRIWSAACSDGAELYSVAMLVAKLGGLDGSHLLGSDCRPEAIERAKRGVYPPGERALPAATARHWQVLSDDRIAMSHEMRQAVKWEQADLLAPRALGTWDLILCRNLAIYLEPIAADRLWMRLADALAPDGFLVVGKAEKPRLSCLRRIAPSIYCKCTRLQPSS
- a CDS encoding ATP-binding response regulator; translated protein: MKVLMILPDGSLPVANKWFWLASEWANLGVVTIVVHCLIGVRDRLDDKRRRLEVLNVELEQSNVELAAREEEIAHQNEELQSQTEELEQQSEELRQQAEELEQQGSDLQELNRELMRREKGLETLLHSGRWMRGDMSESYVMSGVCQAALQILDDVAVAEVVAVRKGAYEVWGDCGFGMRGRMDDGITFEQAFGCLAAESERTAGLDDIRQRSDLRFPASRAGRPLVAAIASPVWYEGEVVATLCIYSVEPREWTEHDFSITEWLASQGALALQSIRVQKELETRRRDAENAALQKSQFLAAVSHDVRTPANAISLLAELVERATTDPQQSHRIPELARSLWANARSLVDLVSDVLDLTRLDSGAADLHLTEFPLLELIDAEVFQAETTAVGKGLTIAKVVPSHSVRLLTDRTKLKRVIANLLSNAVKFTERGGVRVECTVGEEVRISIADTGIGIPGDAVDKVFDEFFQLRNPERNREKGAGLGLAICRRLVATLGCTLSLDSVVGAGSTFTLIIPKELVAKPVIADAENSPEARRDHRMQGLRVLLVEDNQVTRAAVEELLSGEGAKVTAAGDGQSALAFLENANFDVLLLDLNLPDMDGAGVLQRVSESGQVLHRKIVISGDARPERLIEVTKLGADEVLAKPVSLARIRAAILKDGASSDQNGLSTTT
- a CDS encoding DUF6515 family protein, encoding MKRNHRLNLLAALAFGALASCSYHETPTSATPDYGHNHGSSHVITTLPSGYRTVTISGNQYYTHGDRYYRPQGSGYVVVDSPYGSTTRTNTTVVRELPSGHRVVTRQGQRYYQSGDVYYQSRSGGYVVVDNPF
- a CDS encoding sulfate/molybdate ABC transporter ATP-binding protein, with protein sequence MSVSIQSIHKTFGTYTALEDVSLEIPDGSLTALLGPSGSGKTTLLRIVAGLEYADPGSGRVLFHGEDVTDVPAGKRGVGFVFQHYALFKHMTVADNIAFGLTVLPGSKRPAKSEIDARVKELLHLVKLDGLDKRRPHELSGGQRQRVALARALAIRPKVLLLDEPFGALDAQVRKDLRRWLRQFHDEIGLTTLFVTHDQEEALELADEVVVMRNARIEQTGAPQGIYDEPRTSFVYEFLGEVNKLDDGRYVRPHEIELKFAAEEGVSVAGRVSHLFVAGPFARLSVVPETGSRREIEVWATREQVDEMALENGDIVGLRFPEPKPSTKAHKPDPTIHSP
- the cysW gene encoding sulfate ABC transporter permease subunit CysW — protein: MAYRSVTTESAPVRWLLIGLAFTVLTLFLLLPLAAVFIEAFRRGTDVLVKSLTEDAALSAVKLTLIAALISVPLNTVFGVAAAWLITKFRFKGRSFLLALIDLPFAVSPVIAGLVFVLLFGARGWFGPFLQENDIQIIFAMPGIILATVFVTFPFVARELIPLMESQGSDQEEAAVTLGAHGWQIFRRVTIPNIKWGLLYGVLLCNARAMGEFGAVSVVSGHIRGKTNTLPLHVEVLYNEYHFSAAFACAALLALLALVTLGLKTAVEHFTGHSAKGRH